The proteins below come from a single Acanthopagrus latus isolate v.2019 chromosome 4, fAcaLat1.1, whole genome shotgun sequence genomic window:
- the ppef1 gene encoding serine/threonine-protein phosphatase with EF-hands 1 isoform X4, which produces MGCGTSVATETQGKIVDTDDTVKTSNPALTLKSAVLIQRWYRRYMARLEMRRRYTWNIFQSIEYAGEQDQLQLSSFFSFMLDNFTQLNGSGPDLISQLLDPVVDPWLDRETCYNLIQIPESYAGPRLSFPLSVSDTNALLSAFKEQQTLHARYVLQLLYETKKLLKQMPNVIHLSTSYAKEITICGDLHGRLDDLLLIFYKNGLPSAETSYVFNGDFVDRGKKSIEVVVLLFAYLLLYPDYMHLNRGNHEDHIMNLRYGFTKEVMQKYKTHGREILQLFQDVFSLLPVATVIDGKILIVHGGISDQTDLDFLSTIERHKVKSALRFPRHSLEQLDISQSCRQMKRLRSTDSSRPSSSHSHSKGQRTPNQRKRRCRLSRQDSAISTSSSSSSSSSSSSLCSPRTPSCLTPRQCPVSPSMPYAINVLQVPFLDSASSVPLPSPQQNECEWKQIVDILWSDPKTQEGCSPNTFRGGGCYFGPDVTQRLLLQHGLQLLIRSHECKQEGYELCHGGQVITIFSASNYYEEGSNRGAYIKVGRELVPRFYQYQVSRTTRKLTLTQRVRAAEGSALRALKEKLFTHRSELMSGFQQYDHNNTGSVSVSEWALVLESVLRLDLPWRTLRPHLARLAPDGSVEYQSCFEDMESGNPLTQVTPNLAETLFRYRTDIEIIFNIIDKDHSGLISIEEFRHTWRLFSAHLGVDIDDRAIDDLARSIDFNKDGSIDFTEFLEAFRVVHKLDSKDQHLNGKTDREKYS; this is translated from the exons ATGGGATGTGGCACCTCCGTTGCTACGGAAACACAAGGGAAAATAGTAGACACAG ATGACACAGTGAAGACTTCCAACCCGGCTCTGA CTTTAAAGTCGGCCGTCTTGATTCAGCGATGGTACCGGCGCTACATGGCCCGCCTGGAGATGAGGCGAAGGTACACCTGGAACATCTTTCAGTCGATCGAATACGCCGGCGAACAGGACCAGCTACAG cTCTCGAGTTTCTTCAGTTTTATGCTCGACAACTTCACTCAGCTGAATGGAAGTGGGCCAG ACTTGATCTCCCAGCTGCTGGACCCGGTGGTGGACCCCTGGTTAGACAGAGAGACCTGCTACAACTTGATCCAGATTCCTGAGTCGTACGCCGGCCCCCGACTGtcgtttcctctctctgtgtccgaTACAAATGCTCTCCTCAGTGCGTTCAAGGAACAGCAG actctTCATGCCAGATAcgttctgcagctgctgtacgAGACCAAAAAGCTCCTCAAACAGATGCCCAACGTCATCCACTTGTCGACATCCTACGCCAAAGAGATCACTATATGTG GTGATCTGCACGGCCGACTCGATGACTTACTTCTCATATTTTATAAG AATGGCCTTCCGTCTGCGGAGACGTCATATGTGTTTAACGGGGACTTTGTGGACCGTGGGAAAAAGTCGATCGAAGTGGTCGTGCTCCTGTTCGCCTACCTGCTGCTTTACCCCGACTACATGCACCTGAACCGAGGGAACCATGAGGACCACATAATGAACCTCAG atATGGGTTCACAAAAGAAGTCATGCAGAAGTACAAG ACTCACGGCCGTGAGATcctccagctgtttcaggaCGTCTTCAGCCTTCTGCCCGTGGCGACGGTCATTGACGGAAAGATCCTGATTGTTCACGGGGGGATTTCAGACCAGACTGACCTGGACTTCCTCAGCACCATAGAGAGGCACAAG GTGAAATCTGCCCTGAGGTTTCCCAGACACAGTTTGGAGCAGCTTGACATCAGCcagtcctgcagacagatgaaaagatTGAGATCGACCGACAGCTCTCGTCCCAGCAgcagtcacagtcacagcaaGGGCCAGAGAACCCCGAACCAGAG AAAAAGGCGATGCAGGCTTAGCCGCCAAGACAGCGCCatctccacctcttcttcctcgtcctcatcgtcctcgtcctcttcgCTCTGCTCTCCTCGAACTCCATCCTGCCTCACGCCTCGCCAGTGCCCGGTGTCTCCCAGCATGCCTTACGCCATCAACGTCCTCCAAGTGCCTTTCTTGGACTCCGCGTCCTCGGTTCCCCTTCCTTCACCTCAGCAAAATGAATGCGAGTGGAAGCAG ATCGTGGATATATTGTGGAGTGACCCTAAAACCCAAGAAGGCTGCAGTCCCAACACgttcagaggaggaggctgctaCTTCGGCCCCGATGTCACCCAGAGACTGCTGCTCCAACACGgcctccagctgctcatcagatCCCATGAATGCAAACAGGAGGGATACGAGCTCTGTCATGGCGGACAG GTGATCACCATTTTCTCAGCGTCAAACTATTACGAGGAGGGAAGCAACCGTGGAGCGTACATCAAAGTGGGCAGAGAACTGGTGCCCCGCTTCTACCAATACCAAGTCAGCCGCACGACACGCAAACTCACCCTGACGCAGAG agtgCGAGCTGCAGAAGGCTCGGCTCTCAGGGCCCTGAAGGAGAAGCTGTTCACTCATCGCTCTGAGCTGATGTCGGGCTTCCAGCAGTACGACCACAACAACACCG gtAGTGTATCAGTCAGTGAATGGGCTCTGGTGTTGGAGTCCGTACTGAGACTGGACCTGCCCTGGAGGACGCTGCGACCGCACTTAGCCCGCCTGGCACCAGATGGCAGTGTGGAGTATCAGTCCTGCTTCGAGGATATGGAGTCAGGAAATCCTCTCACTCAG gTCACTCCAAACTTGGCTGAAACTCTGTTCAGATACAGGACAGACATCGAGATAATATTCAACATTATAGACAAAGACcattcag GTTTGATCTCCATCGAAGAGTTTCGTCACACCTGGCGTCTCTTCAGCGCCCACCTGGGTGTTGACATCGACGACAGAGCCATCGATGACCTCGCCCGGAGCATCGACTTCAACAAGGACGGTAGTATAGACTTCACCGAGTTCTTAGAGGCCTTCAGAGTGGTCCACAAGCTGGACAGCAAGGATCAGCACCTAAACGGAAAGACGGATAGAGAGAAGTATTCATGA
- the ppef1 gene encoding serine/threonine-protein phosphatase with EF-hands 1 isoform X3 produces MGCGTSVATETQGKIVDTDFLLTDDTVKTSNPALTLKSAVLIQRWYRRYMARLEMRRRYTWNIFQSIEYAGEQDQLQLSSFFSFMLDNFTQLNGSGPDLISQLLDPVVDPWLDRETCYNLIQIPESYAGPRLSFPLSVSDTNALLSAFKEQQTLHARYVLQLLYETKKLLKQMPNVIHLSTSYAKEITICGDLHGRLDDLLLIFYKNGLPSAETSYVFNGDFVDRGKKSIEVVVLLFAYLLLYPDYMHLNRGNHEDHIMNLRYGFTKEVMQKYKTHGREILQLFQDVFSLLPVATVIDGKILIVHGGISDQTDLDFLSTIERHKVKSALRFPRHSLEQLDISQSCRQMKRLRSTDSSRPSSSHSHSKGQRTPNQRKRRCRLSRQDSAISTSSSSSSSSSSSSLCSPRTPSCLTPRQCPVSPSMPYAINVLQVPFLDSASSVPLPSPQQNECEWKQIVDILWSDPKTQEGCSPNTFRGGGCYFGPDVTQRLLLQHGLQLLIRSHECKQEGYELCHGGQVITIFSASNYYEEGSNRGAYIKVGRELVPRFYQYQVSRTTRKLTLTQRVRAAEGSALRALKEKLFTHRSELMSGFQQYDHNNTGSVSVSEWALVLESVLRLDLPWRTLRPHLARLAPDGSVEYQSCFEDMESGNPLTQVTPNLAETLFRYRTDIEIIFNIIDKDHSGLISIEEFRHTWRLFSAHLGVDIDDRAIDDLARSIDFNKDGSIDFTEFLEAFRVVHKLDSKDQHLNGKTDREKYS; encoded by the exons ATGGGATGTGGCACCTCCGTTGCTACGGAAACACAAGGGAAAATAGTAGACACAG ATTTTCTTCTCACAGATGACACAGTGAAGACTTCCAACCCGGCTCTGA CTTTAAAGTCGGCCGTCTTGATTCAGCGATGGTACCGGCGCTACATGGCCCGCCTGGAGATGAGGCGAAGGTACACCTGGAACATCTTTCAGTCGATCGAATACGCCGGCGAACAGGACCAGCTACAG cTCTCGAGTTTCTTCAGTTTTATGCTCGACAACTTCACTCAGCTGAATGGAAGTGGGCCAG ACTTGATCTCCCAGCTGCTGGACCCGGTGGTGGACCCCTGGTTAGACAGAGAGACCTGCTACAACTTGATCCAGATTCCTGAGTCGTACGCCGGCCCCCGACTGtcgtttcctctctctgtgtccgaTACAAATGCTCTCCTCAGTGCGTTCAAGGAACAGCAG actctTCATGCCAGATAcgttctgcagctgctgtacgAGACCAAAAAGCTCCTCAAACAGATGCCCAACGTCATCCACTTGTCGACATCCTACGCCAAAGAGATCACTATATGTG GTGATCTGCACGGCCGACTCGATGACTTACTTCTCATATTTTATAAG AATGGCCTTCCGTCTGCGGAGACGTCATATGTGTTTAACGGGGACTTTGTGGACCGTGGGAAAAAGTCGATCGAAGTGGTCGTGCTCCTGTTCGCCTACCTGCTGCTTTACCCCGACTACATGCACCTGAACCGAGGGAACCATGAGGACCACATAATGAACCTCAG atATGGGTTCACAAAAGAAGTCATGCAGAAGTACAAG ACTCACGGCCGTGAGATcctccagctgtttcaggaCGTCTTCAGCCTTCTGCCCGTGGCGACGGTCATTGACGGAAAGATCCTGATTGTTCACGGGGGGATTTCAGACCAGACTGACCTGGACTTCCTCAGCACCATAGAGAGGCACAAG GTGAAATCTGCCCTGAGGTTTCCCAGACACAGTTTGGAGCAGCTTGACATCAGCcagtcctgcagacagatgaaaagatTGAGATCGACCGACAGCTCTCGTCCCAGCAgcagtcacagtcacagcaaGGGCCAGAGAACCCCGAACCAGAG AAAAAGGCGATGCAGGCTTAGCCGCCAAGACAGCGCCatctccacctcttcttcctcgtcctcatcgtcctcgtcctcttcgCTCTGCTCTCCTCGAACTCCATCCTGCCTCACGCCTCGCCAGTGCCCGGTGTCTCCCAGCATGCCTTACGCCATCAACGTCCTCCAAGTGCCTTTCTTGGACTCCGCGTCCTCGGTTCCCCTTCCTTCACCTCAGCAAAATGAATGCGAGTGGAAGCAG ATCGTGGATATATTGTGGAGTGACCCTAAAACCCAAGAAGGCTGCAGTCCCAACACgttcagaggaggaggctgctaCTTCGGCCCCGATGTCACCCAGAGACTGCTGCTCCAACACGgcctccagctgctcatcagatCCCATGAATGCAAACAGGAGGGATACGAGCTCTGTCATGGCGGACAG GTGATCACCATTTTCTCAGCGTCAAACTATTACGAGGAGGGAAGCAACCGTGGAGCGTACATCAAAGTGGGCAGAGAACTGGTGCCCCGCTTCTACCAATACCAAGTCAGCCGCACGACACGCAAACTCACCCTGACGCAGAG agtgCGAGCTGCAGAAGGCTCGGCTCTCAGGGCCCTGAAGGAGAAGCTGTTCACTCATCGCTCTGAGCTGATGTCGGGCTTCCAGCAGTACGACCACAACAACACCG gtAGTGTATCAGTCAGTGAATGGGCTCTGGTGTTGGAGTCCGTACTGAGACTGGACCTGCCCTGGAGGACGCTGCGACCGCACTTAGCCCGCCTGGCACCAGATGGCAGTGTGGAGTATCAGTCCTGCTTCGAGGATATGGAGTCAGGAAATCCTCTCACTCAG gTCACTCCAAACTTGGCTGAAACTCTGTTCAGATACAGGACAGACATCGAGATAATATTCAACATTATAGACAAAGACcattcag GTTTGATCTCCATCGAAGAGTTTCGTCACACCTGGCGTCTCTTCAGCGCCCACCTGGGTGTTGACATCGACGACAGAGCCATCGATGACCTCGCCCGGAGCATCGACTTCAACAAGGACGGTAGTATAGACTTCACCGAGTTCTTAGAGGCCTTCAGAGTGGTCCACAAGCTGGACAGCAAGGATCAGCACCTAAACGGAAAGACGGATAGAGAGAAGTATTCATGA
- the ppef1 gene encoding serine/threonine-protein phosphatase with EF-hands 1 isoform X1, producing MGCGTSVATETQGKIVDTDFLLTDDTVKTSNPALTLKSAVLIQRWYRRYMARLEMRRRYTWNIFQSIEYAGEQDQLQLSSFFSFMLDNFTQLNGSGPDLISQLLDPVVDPWLDRETCYNLIQIPESYAGPRLSFPLSVSDTNALLSAFKEQQTLHARYVLQLLYETKKLLKQMPNVIHLSTSYAKEITICGDLHGRLDDLLLIFYKNGLPSAETSYVFNGDFVDRGKKSIEVVVLLFAYLLLYPDYMHLNRGNHEDHIMNLRYGFTKEVMQKYKTHGREILQLFQDVFSLLPVATVIDGKILIVHGGISDQTDLDFLSTIERHKVKSALRFPRHSLEQLDISQSCRQMKRLRSTDSSRPSSSHSHSKGQRTPNQRKRRCRLSRQDSAISTSSSSSSSSSSSSLCSPRTPSCLTPRQCPVSPSMPYAINVLQVPFLDSASSVPLPSPQQNECEWKQVGGEINIVELCPVLWCDQHLCLLFSLPQIVDILWSDPKTQEGCSPNTFRGGGCYFGPDVTQRLLLQHGLQLLIRSHECKQEGYELCHGGQVITIFSASNYYEEGSNRGAYIKVGRELVPRFYQYQVSRTTRKLTLTQRVRAAEGSALRALKEKLFTHRSELMSGFQQYDHNNTGSVSVSEWALVLESVLRLDLPWRTLRPHLARLAPDGSVEYQSCFEDMESGNPLTQVTPNLAETLFRYRTDIEIIFNIIDKDHSGLISIEEFRHTWRLFSAHLGVDIDDRAIDDLARSIDFNKDGSIDFTEFLEAFRVVHKLDSKDQHLNGKTDREKYS from the exons ATGGGATGTGGCACCTCCGTTGCTACGGAAACACAAGGGAAAATAGTAGACACAG ATTTTCTTCTCACAGATGACACAGTGAAGACTTCCAACCCGGCTCTGA CTTTAAAGTCGGCCGTCTTGATTCAGCGATGGTACCGGCGCTACATGGCCCGCCTGGAGATGAGGCGAAGGTACACCTGGAACATCTTTCAGTCGATCGAATACGCCGGCGAACAGGACCAGCTACAG cTCTCGAGTTTCTTCAGTTTTATGCTCGACAACTTCACTCAGCTGAATGGAAGTGGGCCAG ACTTGATCTCCCAGCTGCTGGACCCGGTGGTGGACCCCTGGTTAGACAGAGAGACCTGCTACAACTTGATCCAGATTCCTGAGTCGTACGCCGGCCCCCGACTGtcgtttcctctctctgtgtccgaTACAAATGCTCTCCTCAGTGCGTTCAAGGAACAGCAG actctTCATGCCAGATAcgttctgcagctgctgtacgAGACCAAAAAGCTCCTCAAACAGATGCCCAACGTCATCCACTTGTCGACATCCTACGCCAAAGAGATCACTATATGTG GTGATCTGCACGGCCGACTCGATGACTTACTTCTCATATTTTATAAG AATGGCCTTCCGTCTGCGGAGACGTCATATGTGTTTAACGGGGACTTTGTGGACCGTGGGAAAAAGTCGATCGAAGTGGTCGTGCTCCTGTTCGCCTACCTGCTGCTTTACCCCGACTACATGCACCTGAACCGAGGGAACCATGAGGACCACATAATGAACCTCAG atATGGGTTCACAAAAGAAGTCATGCAGAAGTACAAG ACTCACGGCCGTGAGATcctccagctgtttcaggaCGTCTTCAGCCTTCTGCCCGTGGCGACGGTCATTGACGGAAAGATCCTGATTGTTCACGGGGGGATTTCAGACCAGACTGACCTGGACTTCCTCAGCACCATAGAGAGGCACAAG GTGAAATCTGCCCTGAGGTTTCCCAGACACAGTTTGGAGCAGCTTGACATCAGCcagtcctgcagacagatgaaaagatTGAGATCGACCGACAGCTCTCGTCCCAGCAgcagtcacagtcacagcaaGGGCCAGAGAACCCCGAACCAGAG AAAAAGGCGATGCAGGCTTAGCCGCCAAGACAGCGCCatctccacctcttcttcctcgtcctcatcgtcctcgtcctcttcgCTCTGCTCTCCTCGAACTCCATCCTGCCTCACGCCTCGCCAGTGCCCGGTGTCTCCCAGCATGCCTTACGCCATCAACGTCCTCCAAGTGCCTTTCTTGGACTCCGCGTCCTCGGTTCCCCTTCCTTCACCTCAGCAAAATGAATGCGAGTGGAAGCAGGTTGGAGGAGAAATTAATATTGTTGAGCTGTGCCCAGTATTGTGGTGTGATCAGCACTTgtgtctcctcttctctctcccgcAGATCGTGGATATATTGTGGAGTGACCCTAAAACCCAAGAAGGCTGCAGTCCCAACACgttcagaggaggaggctgctaCTTCGGCCCCGATGTCACCCAGAGACTGCTGCTCCAACACGgcctccagctgctcatcagatCCCATGAATGCAAACAGGAGGGATACGAGCTCTGTCATGGCGGACAG GTGATCACCATTTTCTCAGCGTCAAACTATTACGAGGAGGGAAGCAACCGTGGAGCGTACATCAAAGTGGGCAGAGAACTGGTGCCCCGCTTCTACCAATACCAAGTCAGCCGCACGACACGCAAACTCACCCTGACGCAGAG agtgCGAGCTGCAGAAGGCTCGGCTCTCAGGGCCCTGAAGGAGAAGCTGTTCACTCATCGCTCTGAGCTGATGTCGGGCTTCCAGCAGTACGACCACAACAACACCG gtAGTGTATCAGTCAGTGAATGGGCTCTGGTGTTGGAGTCCGTACTGAGACTGGACCTGCCCTGGAGGACGCTGCGACCGCACTTAGCCCGCCTGGCACCAGATGGCAGTGTGGAGTATCAGTCCTGCTTCGAGGATATGGAGTCAGGAAATCCTCTCACTCAG gTCACTCCAAACTTGGCTGAAACTCTGTTCAGATACAGGACAGACATCGAGATAATATTCAACATTATAGACAAAGACcattcag GTTTGATCTCCATCGAAGAGTTTCGTCACACCTGGCGTCTCTTCAGCGCCCACCTGGGTGTTGACATCGACGACAGAGCCATCGATGACCTCGCCCGGAGCATCGACTTCAACAAGGACGGTAGTATAGACTTCACCGAGTTCTTAGAGGCCTTCAGAGTGGTCCACAAGCTGGACAGCAAGGATCAGCACCTAAACGGAAAGACGGATAGAGAGAAGTATTCATGA
- the ppef1 gene encoding serine/threonine-protein phosphatase with EF-hands 1 isoform X2, which yields MGCGTSVATETQGKIVDTDDTVKTSNPALTLKSAVLIQRWYRRYMARLEMRRRYTWNIFQSIEYAGEQDQLQLSSFFSFMLDNFTQLNGSGPDLISQLLDPVVDPWLDRETCYNLIQIPESYAGPRLSFPLSVSDTNALLSAFKEQQTLHARYVLQLLYETKKLLKQMPNVIHLSTSYAKEITICGDLHGRLDDLLLIFYKNGLPSAETSYVFNGDFVDRGKKSIEVVVLLFAYLLLYPDYMHLNRGNHEDHIMNLRYGFTKEVMQKYKTHGREILQLFQDVFSLLPVATVIDGKILIVHGGISDQTDLDFLSTIERHKVKSALRFPRHSLEQLDISQSCRQMKRLRSTDSSRPSSSHSHSKGQRTPNQRKRRCRLSRQDSAISTSSSSSSSSSSSSLCSPRTPSCLTPRQCPVSPSMPYAINVLQVPFLDSASSVPLPSPQQNECEWKQVGGEINIVELCPVLWCDQHLCLLFSLPQIVDILWSDPKTQEGCSPNTFRGGGCYFGPDVTQRLLLQHGLQLLIRSHECKQEGYELCHGGQVITIFSASNYYEEGSNRGAYIKVGRELVPRFYQYQVSRTTRKLTLTQRVRAAEGSALRALKEKLFTHRSELMSGFQQYDHNNTGSVSVSEWALVLESVLRLDLPWRTLRPHLARLAPDGSVEYQSCFEDMESGNPLTQVTPNLAETLFRYRTDIEIIFNIIDKDHSGLISIEEFRHTWRLFSAHLGVDIDDRAIDDLARSIDFNKDGSIDFTEFLEAFRVVHKLDSKDQHLNGKTDREKYS from the exons ATGGGATGTGGCACCTCCGTTGCTACGGAAACACAAGGGAAAATAGTAGACACAG ATGACACAGTGAAGACTTCCAACCCGGCTCTGA CTTTAAAGTCGGCCGTCTTGATTCAGCGATGGTACCGGCGCTACATGGCCCGCCTGGAGATGAGGCGAAGGTACACCTGGAACATCTTTCAGTCGATCGAATACGCCGGCGAACAGGACCAGCTACAG cTCTCGAGTTTCTTCAGTTTTATGCTCGACAACTTCACTCAGCTGAATGGAAGTGGGCCAG ACTTGATCTCCCAGCTGCTGGACCCGGTGGTGGACCCCTGGTTAGACAGAGAGACCTGCTACAACTTGATCCAGATTCCTGAGTCGTACGCCGGCCCCCGACTGtcgtttcctctctctgtgtccgaTACAAATGCTCTCCTCAGTGCGTTCAAGGAACAGCAG actctTCATGCCAGATAcgttctgcagctgctgtacgAGACCAAAAAGCTCCTCAAACAGATGCCCAACGTCATCCACTTGTCGACATCCTACGCCAAAGAGATCACTATATGTG GTGATCTGCACGGCCGACTCGATGACTTACTTCTCATATTTTATAAG AATGGCCTTCCGTCTGCGGAGACGTCATATGTGTTTAACGGGGACTTTGTGGACCGTGGGAAAAAGTCGATCGAAGTGGTCGTGCTCCTGTTCGCCTACCTGCTGCTTTACCCCGACTACATGCACCTGAACCGAGGGAACCATGAGGACCACATAATGAACCTCAG atATGGGTTCACAAAAGAAGTCATGCAGAAGTACAAG ACTCACGGCCGTGAGATcctccagctgtttcaggaCGTCTTCAGCCTTCTGCCCGTGGCGACGGTCATTGACGGAAAGATCCTGATTGTTCACGGGGGGATTTCAGACCAGACTGACCTGGACTTCCTCAGCACCATAGAGAGGCACAAG GTGAAATCTGCCCTGAGGTTTCCCAGACACAGTTTGGAGCAGCTTGACATCAGCcagtcctgcagacagatgaaaagatTGAGATCGACCGACAGCTCTCGTCCCAGCAgcagtcacagtcacagcaaGGGCCAGAGAACCCCGAACCAGAG AAAAAGGCGATGCAGGCTTAGCCGCCAAGACAGCGCCatctccacctcttcttcctcgtcctcatcgtcctcgtcctcttcgCTCTGCTCTCCTCGAACTCCATCCTGCCTCACGCCTCGCCAGTGCCCGGTGTCTCCCAGCATGCCTTACGCCATCAACGTCCTCCAAGTGCCTTTCTTGGACTCCGCGTCCTCGGTTCCCCTTCCTTCACCTCAGCAAAATGAATGCGAGTGGAAGCAGGTTGGAGGAGAAATTAATATTGTTGAGCTGTGCCCAGTATTGTGGTGTGATCAGCACTTgtgtctcctcttctctctcccgcAGATCGTGGATATATTGTGGAGTGACCCTAAAACCCAAGAAGGCTGCAGTCCCAACACgttcagaggaggaggctgctaCTTCGGCCCCGATGTCACCCAGAGACTGCTGCTCCAACACGgcctccagctgctcatcagatCCCATGAATGCAAACAGGAGGGATACGAGCTCTGTCATGGCGGACAG GTGATCACCATTTTCTCAGCGTCAAACTATTACGAGGAGGGAAGCAACCGTGGAGCGTACATCAAAGTGGGCAGAGAACTGGTGCCCCGCTTCTACCAATACCAAGTCAGCCGCACGACACGCAAACTCACCCTGACGCAGAG agtgCGAGCTGCAGAAGGCTCGGCTCTCAGGGCCCTGAAGGAGAAGCTGTTCACTCATCGCTCTGAGCTGATGTCGGGCTTCCAGCAGTACGACCACAACAACACCG gtAGTGTATCAGTCAGTGAATGGGCTCTGGTGTTGGAGTCCGTACTGAGACTGGACCTGCCCTGGAGGACGCTGCGACCGCACTTAGCCCGCCTGGCACCAGATGGCAGTGTGGAGTATCAGTCCTGCTTCGAGGATATGGAGTCAGGAAATCCTCTCACTCAG gTCACTCCAAACTTGGCTGAAACTCTGTTCAGATACAGGACAGACATCGAGATAATATTCAACATTATAGACAAAGACcattcag GTTTGATCTCCATCGAAGAGTTTCGTCACACCTGGCGTCTCTTCAGCGCCCACCTGGGTGTTGACATCGACGACAGAGCCATCGATGACCTCGCCCGGAGCATCGACTTCAACAAGGACGGTAGTATAGACTTCACCGAGTTCTTAGAGGCCTTCAGAGTGGTCCACAAGCTGGACAGCAAGGATCAGCACCTAAACGGAAAGACGGATAGAGAGAAGTATTCATGA
- the rs1a gene encoding retinoschisin 1a codes for MVLDVQRFLVALLLLGTNVFISIQAQEAGVTEAWTSRSCKCDCEGGEAPTEFSTIGTSSMVRGVDCMPECPYHKPLGFEAGSVNPDQITCSNQEQYTGWFSSWLPSRARLNSQGFGCAWLSKFQDNSQWLQIDLTEVMVVSGILTQGRCDADEWITKYSVQYRSDEKLNWIYYKDQTGNNRVFYGNSDRSSSVQNLLRPPIVARYIRILPLGWHTRIALRLELLLCMSKCI; via the exons ATGGTTCTCGACGTGCAGCGTTTCCTGGTGGCCCTGCTTCTTCTGGGAACTAATG TGTTCATCAGCATTCAGGCTCAAGAG GCGGGAGTGACCGAGGCGTGGACCAGCAGGTCTTGCAAATGTGactgtgaaggaggagaagccCCGACTGAGTTTTCCACCATTGGGACCAGCTCAATGGTGCGTGGCGTGGACTGCATGCCAG AGTGTCCTTACCACAAGCCTCTGGGATTCGAGGCCGGATCAGTGAATCCAGACCAGATCACCTGCTCCAACCAGGAACAATACACCGGCTGGTTCTCCTCATGGCTCCCAAGCAGGGCCCGGCTCAACAGTCAGGGCTTCGG GTGTGCCTGGCTGTCTAAGTTCCAGGACAACAGTCAGTGGCTGCAGATCGACCTGACGGAAGTGATGGTGGTGTCCGGGATCCTGACTCAGGGCCGCTGCGATGCCGACGAGTGGATCACCAAGTACAGCGTTCAGTACCGCTCAGACGAAAAACTCAACTGGATCTATTACAAAGACCAGACTGGAAACAACAGG GTGTTCTATGGGAACTCTGACCGCTCCTCGTCTGTGCAGAACCTCCTGCGGCCGCCCATCGTGGCGCGTTACATCCGCATCCTCCCGCTCGGATGGCACACACGCATCGCTCTGCgtctggagctgctgctctgcatgaGCAAATGCATCTGA